A part of Thermocrinis albus DSM 14484 genomic DNA contains:
- a CDS encoding ABC transporter ATP-binding protein, with product MSEIILIENLHKKYPNGTYALRGVSLKIKKGEMVGLMGPSGSGKSTLLHIIAGLDLPTEGRVWVMGREVSSMKEDERADFRKRHVGFIFQFFYLLEDFTALENVALIGQLAGVPDPVRKAEKLLERLGLSHRLHHRPSELSGGEQQRTAIARALILQPDVLLADEPTGNLGIEEGRKVMELLVNLKEEGMTLLVATHNVDLIPYFDRIVRLRDGRVVEEGG from the coding sequence GTGAGTGAGATCATACTTATAGAGAACCTTCACAAGAAGTATCCCAACGGAACTTACGCTCTCAGAGGTGTGAGTTTGAAAATAAAAAAGGGTGAGATGGTGGGTCTCATGGGGCCTTCAGGCTCTGGTAAAAGCACGCTGCTACACATCATAGCAGGACTGGATCTTCCCACGGAAGGAAGGGTATGGGTTATGGGAAGGGAGGTATCTTCTATGAAGGAGGATGAACGAGCTGACTTTAGAAAGAGACACGTGGGCTTTATCTTTCAGTTTTTTTATCTTCTTGAGGACTTTACCGCCTTGGAGAACGTGGCTCTGATAGGCCAACTGGCAGGAGTTCCGGATCCGGTAAGGAAGGCGGAGAAACTTTTGGAACGACTGGGACTTTCCCACAGGCTTCATCACAGACCTTCTGAGCTCTCTGGTGGAGAACAGCAACGCACCGCCATAGCCAGAGCCCTTATACTTCAGCCTGACGTGCTCTTGGCCGATGAACCTACCGGCAATTTGGGTATAGAAGAGGGGAGGAAAGTTATGGAACTTCTCGTGAATCTCAAGGAAGAGGGCATGACCCTTCTGGTAGCAACCCACAACGTGGATCTTATCCCTTACTTTGATAGAATCGTAAGACTGAGGGACGGTCGTGTGGTGGAAGAAGGTGGATGA